The following is a genomic window from Methylomarinum vadi.
ACCGGCCTTGCTGAAAATCATGCCGATCAACAATGTCAAACCGTTCCATTCCAGGTTCAGGGCGACATTCGTTACCACGATGCCGTTTAAGTACGCTACTCCGATTCGGGTCTTGTCGATCCTGTTCGCGATCATTTCCGCCGCGATATTGACTCAGCTGAAGTTCGACTCAAATCCGATCAACCTGCGCGATCCAAGTAGCGAATCGGTCTCTTCCATCAAGGAACTATTGCGTTCGCAAACCGACTCACCGTTTTCCCTGGCTGCACTAGCTCCCGACTTGAAAAGCGCCGAACAACTGGCGGAAAAATTCCAGGCACTGCCGTCTGTGCATGACACGGTCATTCTGAGCAACCTGGTGGCCGAGAACCAGGAAGAAAAACTCTATATCATCGAAGATCTGGCGATGATCTTGGGCAATCAACTGAACAAATTTGACCATGAACTGACCGATACCAAACCTTTGGCCGCCATTCGCGAATTCGTCTCCGCTGTTGAAAAACACTTGCAACGACAGCCTGACGAACCGAGCAAGGCGGAACTGGAACGCTTACTGCAGAATTTTCGCACACTGAGCCATAGTGAAGACGCCAACGCCAAGGCCCACACACTGGAACGCAATATTTTGCAATTACTGCCCTATACGATGGACCGGCTACGAACCAGTTTGACGGCCCAAGCCTATGGGTTGAATGACCTGCCGGATTATTTATCGGCGCACTGGGTGAGCCCTAGCGGACTATATAAAATATTGATCACGCCGGAGTTTGATCAAAACAAGGTGGAGAACCTGAAACAGTTCGTCACCGAGGTCCAGAGCGTGGACCCCGCCGCCACCGGTTTGCCGGTTGCCGACCAGGCGTCCGGCGTCGCCGTGGTCAAGGCATTTATCGAGGCCTTTAGCGGCGCCTTGATCGCAATTTTTGTCCTGTTATTGTTAATCTTGCGAAACTTTAGGGACACGCTATTGGTCTTAGGTCCGCTGTTGCTGGCCGGGATGCTGACCGGCGCGGCCAATGTCGTACTGGACAATCCGTTCAATTTCGCCAACATCATTGCCCTTCCGCTGTTGATGGGAATGGGGGTCGATAGCGGCATCCACATTTTGCACCGTCTGCAATCGGAACATTTCAGTAGCAATAATATTCTGGAAAGCAGCACGGCACGAGGCGTTTTCTTCAGCTCACTAACCACCCTGTGCAGTTTTTCCAGTCTCGCCTTTACCCCTCATCTAGGCGTCGCCAGTATGGGCCTGTTACTGGCCATAGGGATTACTTTTACATTGCTTTGCACATTAATTGTGTTGCCGGCTTTTTACGGCAAACAAGCTTAATTGATTGAGGTTTATTCATGACTTTCAGTATCGCCAATCTTTTTTCTGAACATTTCGACAAGAAATTCGATTTGCACGAACAGCATTTAAACAATCAGATGGTCCGGGTCTTGCGCACTATCGGCTACGACCGTAATTATAAACGCGCCGTAGGGCAATATTTGTACGACGAAGAAGGCCGCGAATACCTCGATTTATTGAGCGGTTTCGGCGCCTTTGCCATCGGACGCAACCATCCGACGGTGATCGGCGCCTTGCAGGAAACGCTGACGCTGGAATTGCCCAATCTGGTACAAATGGACGTCTCCTTGCTCAGCGGTTTGCTGGCCGAGAAAATTCTGCAAACGACGCCGGACAACCTGACGAAGATGTTCTTCTGTAACTCCGGTACCGAATCGGTGGAGGCGGCGATCAAGTTTTCCCGTTACGTTACCAAACGGGAAAAAATCGTCTTTTGCGACCACAGCTTTCACGGTCTGACGATGGGATCGCTGTCGTTGAACGGCGAGCAAATCTTCCGCGAAGGCTTCGGTCCGCTGCTGCCGGGCTGCCACTCGGTGCCATTTAACGACCTGGAAGCGCTGGAGAAAGCATTAAGCGGCAAGGACGTCGCCGCCTTCATCGTCGAACCGGTGCAAGGCAAAGGCGTCAACGTGCCGAACGATGATTACCTGCCGGAGGTCGAACGCCTGTGTAAAAAATACGGCACGCTGTTTGTCGCCGACGAGGTGCAAACCGGCCTGGGCCGTACCGGTAAATTCTGGGCCATCGAGCATTGGGGTGTGAAACCGGACATGATCTGCATGGCCAAAGCGCTGTCCGGCGGTTTCATTCCGGTCGGCGCAGTGGCGATGACGCAAAAAATCATGGATACCGTCTTCAACCGCATGGACCGTGCCGTCGTACACGGTTCCACCTTCTCCAAGAACAACATGGCGATGGCGGCTGGCCTGGCGACCCTGCAGGTCATGGAGGATGAAAAACTGGTCGAAAACAGCGCAAAGGTCGGCGAAGACATTATCCGAACCATAAATGCCACGGCATCCAAATACGAATTCCTGAAAGAGGCGCGCGGCAAGGGCATGATGATCGCGGTCGAATTCGAATCGCCGAAAAGCCTGTCGTTGAAAGCAGCTTGGACCATGCTGGAAGCGGCCAATAAAGGCTTGTTCTGCCAAATGGTGACGATCCCTCTGTTCAAGGAACACCGTATTCTGACTCAAGTGGCCGGGCATGGCATGAACGTCGTCAAACTACTGCCGCCACTAAACCTGACGCAAAAGGACCGCGACTGGATCGTCAACTCGTTCGACCAGGCGATCGCCGACACGCACCAGGTGCCCGGCTCGATCTGGGATTTGGGTAAAACCCTGGCTGGCCATGCCATGAAAAACAAAAAGAAATAATACACGCGAATCACTACTAACGAACGATTGGGGAAAATTATGTTACATAAGCTAGCGCTTTATTTCAGATTGCTCGCCGTCGCGGCATTAATTTTGTTACCTATTGAACAGGTTGCTGCTCACGCAGTGGTCACCCACTCCTCCCTGAGTGTGGATAAAATTGCGCCCAACAAGGCGACGCAAGTCAGCCTGACCTTCAATTCCAAGGTTGAACTTGATCTGTCGCAGATTTTCCTGGTCAGCGCCGGCGATAAGATGCAATTGGTCAACGCCAGCCATAGTAACCATCCCGGCACGGTGCTTATCGACCTACCGCCGCTCGTCCCCGGCGAGTACGCCTTGAAACTGAGTATCTTTGCTGCCGATGGCCATTTGAGCGAGGATATCGTGCGGTTTCACGTGACCGCGGGGACCGAGTAAACGCTATGGAAGGAATTGCTGATTTTCTCGATTCCCTGATAGGCGGCGTCGACCTGACCTTTTATTCTCTGGCGGTAGGCGGATTATTCTGGGGCTTCGTCATTCTACGACCTTGGGATCCCAAGGTGGCGTACACTAATAAATTGCTGGAAAAAAGCGTCCATTTAACTTTTGTTGGCGCGTATACATTGGTTATCACCCAAGTGGCGAAAATCATATTGAAAATATGGCTGATGACGGCGACCCTGGATCGTTGGCCTTTTCCGGCTTTCGCCAATACCGTTCAATTCCAGGCCGGCCTGGTGCGCGCGTTTTTCGGCGTCGCCTTGGCTGTTTACATTCATAAACGGCTGCGTCATGATTTTCGTTCGAAACAATGCTGGGAAAACGCGATATTGCTGGCCTTGCCGATGATCATATCGGGTGCCTGGCTGGTTCATGGCGCCAGCAGACTGGAGGATCGCGGCATACTGATGATGTTTACCGTCTTCCATCAGGTTTCCGCTGCGGTATGGATAGGCAGCGTCTTTCAATTGCTCAATGTCTGGCGCTTGAAAAAACAAGGCCGGATTAACGAGGAATTATGGCCCGCCCTGCTGTGGCGTTTTTCCCCGATGGGGATCGTCGCAGTATTGGCCCTGTTGGTATCGGGCATACCGATCGCATTGCACTACATCGATAGTTGGAACGGTTTCATCGGTACCGGCTACGGCAACTTGCTGCTGGTCAAGATACTGATGCTGTTCATCGCCTTGGGGTTCGCCGCAATGAACCGGCGTGCCGTGCATGACTATTTTCTGACTTCCAACAGCCATGACATCAATCGCCGGGTTCCCTACTATATCGAAGCCGAATTACTGATTTTGATCACGCTGCTGTTCACCGCGGCCAGCCTGGCTTCTCAGCCGCCCGCGATCGATATCCCACACCTGACTGCGACCTGGCAGGAAGTATTGAATACTTTCGCCCCGCGCATTCCGCGAATCACATCGCCCAGCCACGAAGATTTATTGGCCGGCGAGGCCGGCCGGGTGGCGATCGTCGGCCAGGTACCATCTGAAGCGGCGACCGCCTGGTCGGACTATAACCACAATGTTTCCGGTATTTTCCTGACGGTCATGAGCGTGTTCGCCATGCTGTCCTATTACCGCAGATTTCATTGGGCCAAATACTGGCCGATCGGTTTCGTCTTGCTGGGCATTTTTCTGTTCTTCCGCAGCGATGCCGAGACCTGGCCATTGGGTCCTATCGGTTTCTGGGAAAGCACCTTCAACAACGGCGAGGTATTGCAACACCGCATCGCCACCCTGCTGGTATTCATGCTCGGCGTCATGGAAATGAAGGCGCGGCTGACCCAAGACCCGGACAGCAAACTCCCCTATGTGTTTCCGGTACTCGCGGCGTTCGGCGGATTGATGTTGTTGGCGCACTCCCATGTCGGCTTCCAGCCGAAAACCGCCTTCTTGATCCAAGTCGGCCATACGTTGATGGGACTGTTCGCATTGATACTGGCCTGCGGTCGCTGGCTGGAATTGAAATTGGATTCGCCGGGCAAGGACATTGCCGGTTTTATTTCGGTATTCGCCCTCTTCCAGATAGGCATCATTTTGATGTTCTATCGTGAACCCTTGTATTGATTATGAATGTGACTCAAGACTATCCGTTGCTGAAGGACATCAACCTGCCGTCCGATCTGCGCCAGCTGGACAAGAAGCAACTGCCGCAAGTCGCCAAGGAACTGCGCGAGTTTCTGACCCAGACCGTCAGTATTTCCGGCGGCCATTTCTCCGCCGGCCTCGGCACGGTGGAACTGACCGTGGCGCTGCATTACGTCTTCAACACGCCCGAGGATCAGTTGGTCTGGGATGTCGGCCACCAGGCCTATCCGCATAAGATCCTGACCGGGCGCAAGGACAGGATGCCGACCATTCGCACCTACGGCGGCGTGTCGGCCTTCCCGAAACGGGCGGAGAGCGAGTACGACGCCTTCGGCGTCGGCCACTCCAGCACGTCGATCAGCGCGGCCCTGGGCATGGCGATCGCGTCGCAGTTGCGCGGCGAACACAAGAAAATGGTGGCGATCATCGGCGACGGCAGCATCACCGGCGGCATGGCCTACGAGGCGATGAACCATGCCGGCGACGTCAACGCCGATTTGTTGGTGATCCTGAACGACAACGATATGTCGATCTCGCCCAATGTCGGGGCGATGAACAATTACCTGACCAAGGTGTTGTCGAGCAAGCTGTATTCGTCGGTGCGCGAGGAAAGCAAGAAGGTGTTGAGCGGCATGCCCAGCGTCTGGGAATTGGCGCGCAAGACCGAGGAACACGTCAAGGGCATGATCGTGCCGGGCACCTTGTTCGAGGAGCTGGGTTTCAATTATATCGGCCCGATCGACGGCCACGACGTGGACATGCTGGTATCGACGCTGGAAAATATCAAGGACCTGAAGGGCCCGGTGTTTCTCCATGTCGTGACCAAGAAAGGCAAGGGTTATGCGCCGGCCGAGAAGGACCCCCTGGCCTATCACGGCGTGCCGGCCTTCAA
Proteins encoded in this region:
- a CDS encoding aspartate aminotransferase family protein; the encoded protein is MTFSIANLFSEHFDKKFDLHEQHLNNQMVRVLRTIGYDRNYKRAVGQYLYDEEGREYLDLLSGFGAFAIGRNHPTVIGALQETLTLELPNLVQMDVSLLSGLLAEKILQTTPDNLTKMFFCNSGTESVEAAIKFSRYVTKREKIVFCDHSFHGLTMGSLSLNGEQIFREGFGPLLPGCHSVPFNDLEALEKALSGKDVAAFIVEPVQGKGVNVPNDDYLPEVERLCKKYGTLFVADEVQTGLGRTGKFWAIEHWGVKPDMICMAKALSGGFIPVGAVAMTQKIMDTVFNRMDRAVVHGSTFSKNNMAMAAGLATLQVMEDEKLVENSAKVGEDIIRTINATASKYEFLKEARGKGMMIAVEFESPKSLSLKAAWTMLEAANKGLFCQMVTIPLFKEHRILTQVAGHGMNVVKLLPPLNLTQKDRDWIVNSFDQAIADTHQVPGSIWDLGKTLAGHAMKNKKK
- a CDS encoding copper resistance D family protein, with translation MEGIADFLDSLIGGVDLTFYSLAVGGLFWGFVILRPWDPKVAYTNKLLEKSVHLTFVGAYTLVITQVAKIILKIWLMTATLDRWPFPAFANTVQFQAGLVRAFFGVALAVYIHKRLRHDFRSKQCWENAILLALPMIISGAWLVHGASRLEDRGILMMFTVFHQVSAAVWIGSVFQLLNVWRLKKQGRINEELWPALLWRFSPMGIVAVLALLVSGIPIALHYIDSWNGFIGTGYGNLLLVKILMLFIALGFAAMNRRAVHDYFLTSNSHDINRRVPYYIEAELLILITLLFTAASLASQPPAIDIPHLTATWQEVLNTFAPRIPRITSPSHEDLLAGEAGRVAIVGQVPSEAATAWSDYNHNVSGIFLTVMSVFAMLSYYRRFHWAKYWPIGFVLLGIFLFFRSDAETWPLGPIGFWESTFNNGEVLQHRIATLLVFMLGVMEMKARLTQDPDSKLPYVFPVLAAFGGLMLLAHSHVGFQPKTAFLIQVGHTLMGLFALILACGRWLELKLDSPGKDIAGFISVFALFQIGIILMFYREPLY
- a CDS encoding MMPL family transporter, with product MARNPSAYIESFLCCWSSKVLRFPITLILLTCILAGFSLYYTINNLGVNTNTAQMLSPDLPFQVNRKRLETEFPQDAGAIILVVEAATPEETSIAANQLENQLLAQKDHFVSAYIPTDNEFFRREALLYLDIDELYDLSAKLTDAQPFIGYLSEHYSLQGLLDIILKALENKDKELPMDLNPLLQAINGTAENLLSGHPTNMSWQNLLAAGKLNTDTNRTIVIARPKMKFDEILPAEHALTTARKMVSAIMAANPSVKIRITGETALEHEELESVTRGAEIAGVVSLILVSASLLIALRSVKLLLSTFIALILGLILTAGFAALAIGHLNLISIAFAVLYIGLGVDYAIHLCLHYRECRAQGMENLAAINHSVATVGVSLFLCAITTAIGFLAFIPTDYSGVSELGIISGAGMFIGLTISLTVLPALLKIMPINNVKPFHSRFRATFVTTMPFKYATPIRVLSILFAIISAAILTQLKFDSNPINLRDPSSESVSSIKELLRSQTDSPFSLAALAPDLKSAEQLAEKFQALPSVHDTVILSNLVAENQEEKLYIIEDLAMILGNQLNKFDHELTDTKPLAAIREFVSAVEKHLQRQPDEPSKAELERLLQNFRTLSHSEDANAKAHTLERNILQLLPYTMDRLRTSLTAQAYGLNDLPDYLSAHWVSPSGLYKILITPEFDQNKVENLKQFVTEVQSVDPAATGLPVADQASGVAVVKAFIEAFSGALIAIFVLLLLILRNFRDTLLVLGPLLLAGMLTGAANVVLDNPFNFANIIALPLLMGMGVDSGIHILHRLQSEHFSSNNILESSTARGVFFSSLTTLCSFSSLAFTPHLGVASMGLLLAIGITFTLLCTLIVLPAFYGKQA
- a CDS encoding copper resistance CopC family protein; translated protein: MLHKLALYFRLLAVAALILLPIEQVAAHAVVTHSSLSVDKIAPNKATQVSLTFNSKVELDLSQIFLVSAGDKMQLVNASHSNHPGTVLIDLPPLVPGEYALKLSIFAADGHLSEDIVRFHVTAGTE